A window of the Acidimicrobiales bacterium genome harbors these coding sequences:
- a CDS encoding helix-turn-helix domain-containing protein, with the protein MAGAEERQRAGKREYLRVAEVADLFHVSTKTVVRWATEGKLPHVLTLGGHRRFPREDIEKVVEGLQRGGG; encoded by the coding sequence ATGGCGGGCGCTGAGGAGCGGCAGAGGGCGGGAAAGCGGGAGTACCTCCGGGTGGCGGAGGTTGCCGATCTGTTCCATGTCTCCACCAAGACGGTCGTCCGGTGGGCGACGGAAGGCAAGCTGCCGCATGTCCTCACCCTCGGTGGGCACCGGAGGTTCCCCCGTGAGGACATCGAGAAGGTGGTCGAGGGCCTCCAGCGGGGCGGGGGCTGA
- a CDS encoding HAD family hydrolase produces MTNTTVAPLRPRARRRPPTGRLAVFDLDRTLLPGSSLFELGRVLADRGVIDRTVVARHALVAAVFARRGLPDSRIERVRDRVLAASADRDGDQLASVAREVGVRLASGAHPAARWLIDRHHAAGDVCVVLSASPQELVEAVGAGLGADRSIGTRVEVVGGRLTGRLDGAFCHGSGKLERLRDELGEVDLDRAVAYADSGSDLPLLAACGHPVAVNPDRRLRDAAAAGGWPVLRLG; encoded by the coding sequence ATGACGAACACCACCGTCGCTCCGCTTCGGCCGCGCGCCCGGCGCCGCCCCCCGACCGGCCGGTTGGCCGTGTTCGACCTCGACCGCACGCTCCTCCCGGGCTCCAGCCTCTTCGAGCTGGGCCGCGTCCTGGCCGACCGGGGCGTCATCGACCGCACCGTCGTGGCCCGCCACGCCCTCGTGGCCGCCGTCTTCGCCCGGCGAGGCCTCCCGGACTCCCGCATCGAGCGGGTCCGCGACCGCGTGCTGGCAGCGTCCGCCGACCGCGACGGCGACCAGCTGGCGTCCGTCGCCCGCGAGGTGGGCGTCCGGCTGGCGTCCGGCGCTCACCCGGCCGCCCGCTGGCTCATCGACCGCCACCACGCCGCCGGCGACGTCTGCGTCGTCCTCTCGGCCAGCCCCCAGGAGCTGGTCGAGGCGGTGGGGGCGGGCCTGGGCGCCGACCGGTCCATCGGGACCCGGGTGGAGGTCGTCGGCGGCCGCCTCACGGGTCGGCTCGACGGGGCGTTCTGCCACGGCTCCGGGAAGCTCGAGCGCCTACGCGACGAGCTGGGAGAGGTCGACCTCGACCGGGCCGTCGCCTACGCCGACAGCGGGTCCGACCTTCCGCTCCTCGCCGCCTGCGGCCACCCGGTGGCCGTCAACCCCGACCGCCGGCTGCGGGACGCGGCGGCCGCCGGCGGCTGGCCCGTGCTCCGGCTGGGCTGA